The Nitrosomonas sp. sh817 genome includes a window with the following:
- the epsC gene encoding serine O-acetyltransferase EpsC: MTDEIIMHDDSQQEINHREIDNIVSKLRTLRLASLEQRQRLNNPPKLPSRKALTSILERLSAVLFPNRLGASSISSDGIDYYVGHTLDITLRDLLDQVHHELYFVSEQENGGNAARRQAADIANAFAQQLPNIRSLLESDIRAAYEGDPAARSINDVLVCYPGVTAVIHYRIAHELHQLGVPLIARMISEIAHSLTGIEIHPGAQIDGSFFIDHGTGVVIGETAIIGRNVRLYQAVTLGAKRFPVNEQGMLVKGILRHPIVEDDVIIYAGATILGRITIGRGSTIGGNVWLTHSVPPGSHIMQAQTRSEMFEGGAGI; this comes from the coding sequence ATGACCGATGAAATAATCATGCATGATGATTCACAGCAGGAAATCAACCACCGGGAAATCGATAACATCGTATCGAAGTTACGCACGCTGCGGCTGGCATCGCTGGAACAACGGCAACGGCTCAACAACCCGCCGAAACTTCCGTCCCGTAAAGCACTGACCTCGATTCTCGAGCGTCTCAGCGCCGTATTGTTCCCGAATCGATTGGGTGCATCAAGCATCTCCAGCGACGGCATCGATTATTATGTCGGCCATACGCTGGATATTACGTTGCGCGACTTGCTCGATCAGGTCCATCATGAGTTGTACTTCGTCTCCGAGCAAGAAAACGGCGGCAATGCTGCTCGTAGACAAGCAGCAGACATTGCAAACGCTTTTGCTCAACAGTTGCCGAATATCCGCAGCCTGTTGGAAAGCGATATCCGCGCGGCCTACGAAGGCGACCCGGCAGCTCGCAGTATCAACGATGTACTAGTTTGCTACCCTGGCGTGACCGCCGTTATTCATTACCGCATTGCGCATGAATTGCATCAACTGGGAGTACCGTTGATTGCCCGTATGATCTCCGAAATCGCGCATTCACTAACCGGCATAGAAATTCATCCTGGCGCTCAAATCGATGGCAGCTTTTTTATCGATCACGGTACCGGCGTGGTGATTGGCGAAACCGCTATCATTGGGCGCAATGTCCGGCTATATCAGGCAGTCACACTTGGCGCCAAGCGCTTTCCGGTTAACGAACAAGGCATGCTGGTCAAAGGTATCTTACGTCACCCGATCGTCGAAGACGACGTGATAATCTATGCTGGCGCAACGATACTCGGGCGCATCACCATTGGTCGCGGTTCGACGATTGGCGGGAATGTCTGGTTGACCCATAGCGTTCCACCCGGCAGTCATATCATGCAAGCGCAAACCCGTAGCGAAATGTTTGAAGGTGGTGCCGGAATCTGA
- the arsD gene encoding arsenite efflux transporter metallochaperone ArsD, which yields MATIQVFDPASCCSSGVCSSDVDQALTAFSADVDWLKQHDIAIERFNLAQQPMAFADNATVKGFLERSGAEALPLILVDGEVALAGRYPQRSELARWASIPLQEKAEESSCCGGCC from the coding sequence ATGGCAACTATTCAAGTATTTGATCCTGCTTCGTGCTGTAGCTCAGGCGTTTGCAGTTCCGACGTAGACCAGGCATTGACCGCTTTTTCCGCCGATGTCGATTGGCTCAAACAGCACGATATCGCCATCGAGCGTTTTAATCTGGCGCAACAACCCATGGCTTTTGCGGATAATGCTACGGTGAAAGGATTCCTGGAACGATCTGGTGCAGAAGCGCTGCCACTTATTCTGGTGGATGGTGAAGTAGCATTGGCAGGCCGCTACCCGCAGCGCAGCGAGCTCGCGCGTTGGGCGAGCATCCCGCTGCAAGAAAAAGCGGAAGAATCGAGTTGTTGCGGAGGTTGTTGCTAA
- a CDS encoding CysB family HTH-type transcriptional regulator: MNFQQLRIINETVRRNFNLTEVASALFTSQSGVSKHIKDLEDELNIELFIRKGKRLVGLTEPGKELVKIVERILFDTRNIKRLAEQFSNHDQGHLTIATTHTQAQYILPPVVAEFKKAFPKVHLILNESKPGDILSMLIDGQADIGIATEALENAADLVSFPFHTWQHIVIVPAGHPLQSVQPLTLEAIAEYPIITYHQGLTGRSRIDQTFAKAGLIPDIAMSALDADVIKTYVKLGLGIGIIASVAFSTDRDTTLVKLDSEYLFEKNTTFISVRRNHYLRGYAYRFIELCTPALNEADIRLSVNPSTDAE; this comes from the coding sequence ATGAATTTTCAACAATTGCGCATCATCAATGAAACCGTGCGGCGGAATTTCAATCTGACCGAAGTGGCAAGCGCTTTATTTACGTCGCAATCAGGTGTCAGCAAACATATCAAGGATCTGGAAGATGAACTGAACATCGAGCTGTTTATCCGCAAAGGCAAACGGTTGGTAGGATTGACCGAACCGGGCAAGGAGCTGGTTAAAATCGTCGAGCGGATTTTGTTCGACACCCGCAATATCAAGCGTCTGGCGGAGCAATTCAGCAATCACGACCAAGGGCACTTAACGATCGCCACCACGCATACGCAAGCGCAATATATCTTGCCGCCGGTCGTCGCCGAATTCAAGAAAGCGTTCCCAAAAGTTCATCTGATCCTGAACGAATCGAAGCCCGGCGATATTTTATCGATGCTGATCGACGGCCAAGCGGATATCGGCATCGCCACCGAGGCTTTGGAAAATGCCGCCGATCTGGTTTCTTTTCCATTCCACACCTGGCAACACATCGTCATTGTTCCTGCCGGGCATCCGCTGCAGTCCGTGCAACCGCTCACGCTCGAAGCCATCGCCGAATACCCGATCATCACCTACCACCAAGGACTCACCGGCCGGTCACGAATCGACCAAACCTTTGCCAAGGCTGGATTGATACCTGATATCGCCATGTCCGCCCTGGATGCGGACGTGATTAAAACTTACGTAAAATTGGGATTGGGCATCGGCATCATCGCGTCCGTCGCGTTTTCCACCGACCGCGACACCACGCTGGTGAAACTGGACAGCGAATACCTGTTTGAAAAAAACACCACTTTCATTTCCGTCCGCCGCAATCACTATCTACGCGGCTACGCCTACCGCTTTATCGAACTGTGCACCCCGGCGCTCAACGAAGCGGATATCCGCTTGAGCGTCAATCCGTCGACGGATGCGGAATAG
- a CDS encoding helix-turn-helix transcriptional regulator encodes MEIKIAIKALTALAHETRLTIFRTLVQAGESGLPAGQLAKELGIPNATLSFHLKELAHAELIIARQESRFIYYSANFTTMNALLGYLTENCCAGIPCSPTEVCCNEKNDLALTAAHLTKETTQ; translated from the coding sequence ATGGAAATTAAAATTGCAATAAAAGCACTAACAGCCTTGGCGCACGAAACCCGCTTGACGATATTCCGGACGCTGGTTCAAGCCGGTGAATCCGGTCTTCCGGCTGGACAATTGGCGAAAGAATTGGGCATCCCGAATGCAACGCTCTCTTTTCATCTGAAAGAATTGGCGCATGCAGAATTGATAATCGCCCGGCAGGAAAGCCGTTTTATTTATTATTCCGCGAATTTCACAACCATGAATGCGCTATTGGGCTACCTCACCGAGAATTGCTGCGCCGGTATACCGTGCAGCCCAACCGAAGTTTGTTGTAATGAAAAAAATGACCTGGCATTGACCGCTGCGCATTTAACCAAGGAGACAACACAATGA
- a CDS encoding ArsI/CadI family heavy metal resistance metalloenzyme, protein MKRFHIHIAVDNLENNIRFYSALFGSEPSVSKPDYAKWMLDDPFINFALSERGSKPGLDHVGIQVDSDEALAEVNQRLTQAGLPAAEQQNAQCCYAASNKYWTVDPQGIAWEAFHSLTAIPVFGQDTAIPAKTGTCCAASS, encoded by the coding sequence ATGAAACGTTTTCATATCCATATCGCCGTCGATAATTTAGAAAACAATATCCGCTTTTATTCGGCGTTATTCGGTAGCGAACCATCCGTCAGCAAACCAGATTACGCCAAGTGGATGCTGGATGATCCATTCATCAATTTTGCCTTGTCCGAACGAGGCTCAAAACCGGGCTTGGATCATGTCGGAATTCAGGTCGATTCCGATGAAGCTTTGGCCGAAGTCAACCAGCGCTTGACGCAAGCCGGATTGCCCGCTGCGGAACAACAAAACGCGCAATGCTGTTATGCCGCGTCGAATAAATATTGGACGGTTGATCCGCAAGGCATCGCCTGGGAAGCGTTTCATTCGCTGACGGCGATTCCGGTATTCGGGCAAGATACCGCTATCCCCGCAAAAACCGGAACCTGTTGCGCGGCGTCATCATGA
- a CDS encoding arsenic transporter: MLIAILIFIVTLGLVIWQPRGLGIGWSAMLGATAALLLGVIQFSDIPAVWHIVWNATAAFIAIIIISLLLDEAGFFEWAALHVARWGRGNGYLLFVYIVLLGAAVAALFANDGAALILTPIVMAMLLALGFSPAATLAFVMAAGFIADTASLPLVVSNLVNIVSADYFKIGFTEYAAVMIPVNIASVTGSLGVLFLYFHRSIPARYDVNQLKPPGEAIRDPATFRAGWAVMALLLIGFLGLEPLGVPISLVAAAGSLVLLAVATRSHIINTRKIVRESPWQIVIFSLGMYLVVYGLRNEGLTGYITNLLDVFASYGVWGATLGTGFLAAFLSSIMNNMPAVLIGALSIDASSATGTIKEAMIYANVIGCDLGPKITPIGSLATLLWLHVLARKNMVITWGYYLQVGIVLTVPVLLVTLAALAMWLSVQ, translated from the coding sequence ATGCTGATTGCCATACTCATTTTCATCGTCACGCTCGGGCTGGTCATTTGGCAGCCACGTGGCTTGGGTATCGGCTGGAGCGCTATGCTCGGCGCTACCGCGGCTTTGCTGCTCGGCGTGATTCAATTCAGCGACATTCCGGCGGTGTGGCATATTGTCTGGAACGCGACAGCAGCTTTCATTGCCATCATTATTATTAGTTTATTGCTAGATGAAGCGGGGTTCTTTGAGTGGGCAGCATTGCATGTAGCGCGCTGGGGGCGCGGCAATGGGTATTTATTATTTGTGTATATTGTATTACTGGGTGCGGCGGTTGCAGCGCTGTTCGCCAATGATGGCGCAGCTTTGATTCTAACGCCAATTGTGATGGCGATGCTGCTGGCGCTTGGCTTTAGTCCGGCGGCTACGCTCGCTTTCGTCATGGCGGCGGGCTTTATCGCCGATACGGCCAGCTTGCCGCTGGTGGTATCCAATTTGGTTAACATTGTCTCGGCTGATTATTTCAAAATCGGGTTTACCGAGTACGCTGCGGTGATGATTCCGGTCAATATCGCTTCGGTAACAGGCAGTCTAGGCGTGCTTTTTCTTTATTTCCACCGCAGCATTCCGGCCCGTTACGATGTCAATCAACTGAAGCCGCCTGGTGAAGCAATTCGCGATCCGGCAACTTTCCGCGCCGGCTGGGCCGTGATGGCGTTGCTGCTCATCGGTTTTTTAGGTCTTGAACCGTTGGGCGTGCCGATCAGCCTGGTAGCCGCCGCCGGTTCGTTAGTGCTGCTAGCGGTAGCCACGCGTAGCCATATCATCAACACACGCAAAATCGTGCGCGAATCGCCATGGCAAATCGTCATTTTTTCATTGGGAATGTATCTCGTGGTGTATGGCCTGCGCAACGAAGGCTTGACCGGATACATTACCAATCTGCTCGATGTCTTCGCCAGCTATGGCGTGTGGGGCGCAACGCTTGGCACCGGTTTTTTGGCCGCTTTCCTATCGTCGATCATGAACAACATGCCCGCAGTGTTGATCGGCGCATTATCCATCGACGCAAGCTCTGCAACCGGTACGATCAAGGAAGCCATGATTTACGCCAACGTCATCGGTTGTGACTTGGGACCGAAAATCACCCCGATCGGCAGCTTGGCAACCTTATTATGGTTGCATGTGCTGGCACGTAAAAATATGGTAATTACCTGGGGATATTACTTACAAGTAGGGATTGTGTTGACGGTTCCGGTATTGCTCGTTACGCTGGCTGCCCTGGCCATGTGGCTGAGTGTTCAATGA
- a CDS encoding arsenate reductase ArsC: MNVLFLCTGNSCRSILAEATFNHLAPDGWKAMSAGSKPTGQVHPRSLALLEREGIGTQGLFSKSWDNLPATPDIVITVCGNAAGEACPAYLGPALRAHWGVDDPAEAAGTEEEINAAFIKAYQTFREGIETFLSLPLDELQQNPSAFRTKLDYIGILKFKQSQAK; the protein is encoded by the coding sequence ATGAATGTATTATTTCTCTGTACCGGAAACTCGTGCCGCTCTATCCTTGCGGAAGCCACTTTTAATCATCTTGCACCCGACGGCTGGAAAGCGATGAGCGCAGGCAGCAAACCGACCGGCCAGGTTCATCCGCGCTCTCTGGCCCTGCTTGAACGCGAAGGCATCGGAACCCAAGGGCTTTTCAGTAAATCGTGGGACAACTTACCGGCTACGCCGGATATTGTAATCACCGTCTGCGGCAATGCGGCCGGTGAAGCTTGCCCGGCGTATCTTGGCCCTGCGCTACGCGCGCATTGGGGAGTCGATGATCCCGCGGAAGCGGCTGGAACCGAGGAGGAAATCAATGCAGCGTTCATCAAGGCTTATCAAACCTTTCGCGAAGGCATCGAGACTTTTTTATCGCTGCCACTCGACGAGCTGCAGCAAAATCCTTCCGCCTTCAGGACTAAGCTGGATTACATCGGCATTTTGAAATTCAAGCAATCCCAAGCAAAGTGA
- the arsA gene encoding arsenical pump-driving ATPase, with amino-acid sequence MSQLEFLDHPPRFLFFTGKGGVGKTSLACATAITLADAGQRVLLVSTDPASNVGQVFGITIGNQITAITEVPRLAALEINPQAAAQVYRDRIVNPVRGVLPDTVVKGIEEQLSGACTTEIAAFDEFTAWLVDSALTADYDHIIFDTAPTGHTIRLLQLPGAWSDFLEEGKGNASCLGPLVGLEKQRAQYKAAVDALADPQRTRLILVARAQQATLREVARTQEELTAIGLTNQFLVVNGLLPRSEATQDDLAAAIFEREQKTMAAIPEILKPLPRDHIALKPFNLVGLIAVRQLLMDELPAAHDINMIHQAIPFPGLSVLIDEIAKDDCGLIMLMGKGGVGKTTLAAAIAVNLAHRGLPVHLTTSDPAAHLSETLSGTMDNLLVDRIDPQVETERYRQRVLQTKGAHLDAQGKALLEEDLRSPCTEEIAVFQAFSRMIREAGRKFVVMDTAPTGHTLLLLDATGAYHREVIKQMDHQSITRYTTPMMQLQNPKQTKILLVTLAETTPVLEAANLQADLRRAGIEPWAWIVNNSVAATTVQSPLLAQRAANELKDIETAATIHAKRYAVVPLLKEEPVGIEKLLTLSESHQSTTKH; translated from the coding sequence ATGAGCCAACTTGAATTTCTCGATCATCCGCCGCGATTTCTGTTCTTTACTGGCAAGGGCGGTGTCGGCAAAACTTCATTAGCTTGCGCTACAGCGATTACGCTGGCCGATGCCGGTCAGCGGGTATTATTGGTTAGCACCGATCCGGCCTCTAACGTAGGCCAAGTATTCGGTATCACGATTGGAAATCAGATTACAGCAATTACCGAGGTACCTCGTTTAGCCGCTCTGGAAATCAATCCGCAAGCAGCAGCACAAGTCTATCGTGATCGCATTGTCAATCCAGTTCGGGGCGTATTACCAGACACGGTCGTCAAAGGCATCGAAGAACAACTATCCGGCGCTTGCACCACTGAAATTGCCGCTTTCGATGAATTTACCGCTTGGCTGGTCGATTCAGCGCTAACTGCGGATTACGATCATATTATCTTCGACACCGCGCCGACCGGCCACACCATCCGGCTGCTGCAACTGCCCGGCGCATGGAGCGATTTTCTTGAGGAAGGCAAAGGCAATGCATCCTGTCTTGGCCCGCTGGTTGGTCTGGAAAAACAACGCGCGCAATACAAAGCGGCAGTGGACGCGCTCGCCGATCCGCAACGCACCCGGCTCATATTGGTGGCACGTGCGCAGCAAGCGACGTTACGTGAAGTAGCACGGACACAGGAAGAACTCACGGCCATCGGTTTGACCAATCAATTCCTCGTCGTCAATGGCTTATTGCCTCGGTCAGAAGCAACGCAAGATGATTTGGCAGCCGCTATTTTCGAACGCGAGCAAAAGACCATGGCAGCTATCCCTGAAATTCTCAAACCCTTGCCGCGCGATCACATTGCGCTTAAACCATTCAACCTGGTTGGATTGATCGCTGTACGGCAATTGCTGATGGATGAATTGCCCGCCGCTCACGATATTAATATGATCCATCAAGCCATACCGTTTCCAGGCTTATCCGTCTTGATCGATGAGATTGCCAAAGATGACTGCGGCTTAATCATGCTGATGGGCAAAGGCGGTGTCGGTAAAACCACGCTAGCAGCTGCAATCGCCGTCAACTTGGCGCATCGAGGCTTGCCAGTTCATTTAACCACTTCCGATCCGGCCGCACATTTAAGCGAAACGCTCAGCGGCACAATGGATAATCTCCTGGTGGACCGGATTGATCCGCAGGTGGAAACCGAACGCTATCGCCAGCGCGTTCTGCAAACCAAGGGCGCACATCTGGATGCGCAAGGCAAGGCATTACTTGAAGAAGATTTGCGTTCACCATGCACCGAGGAAATTGCGGTATTTCAGGCATTCTCACGCATGATCCGCGAAGCGGGAAGGAAATTCGTGGTGATGGATACCGCACCGACCGGCCATACGTTATTGTTACTGGATGCCACCGGTGCTTATCATCGCGAAGTGATCAAGCAAATGGATCACCAATCCATCACGCGCTACACCACGCCAATGATGCAACTGCAAAATCCCAAGCAAACCAAGATACTGTTGGTGACATTGGCGGAAACGACGCCCGTGCTGGAAGCTGCCAACCTGCAAGCTGATTTGCGCCGCGCCGGAATCGAGCCGTGGGCCTGGATCGTCAATAACAGCGTTGCCGCTACGACCGTCCAGTCACCTTTGCTGGCGCAACGCGCCGCCAATGAACTCAAAGATATCGAAACGGCAGCCACGATTCACGCAAAGCGTTATGCCGTCGTACCCTTGCTCAAGGAAGAGCCGGTGGGCATTGAGAAATTATTGACGTTGTCCGAAAGTCATCAGTCAACAACCAAACATTGA